From the genome of Saccharicrinis carchari, one region includes:
- the pdxA gene encoding 4-hydroxythreonine-4-phosphate dehydrogenase PdxA produces MTTDKIRLGISHGDINGIGYEIIFKVIGDSRMYDMCTPIVYGSSKVAAYHRKTLNISNFNLNNIQSAEEAHPKRANIINCVNDDVRVELGKVTKMGGESAYKALKQAVADLKAGKIDVLVTAPINKANIQSEEFNFPGHTEYLEAEFGGGGSLMLLISDVLKVGVVTGHIPLTEVSNNISKEKILAKLKTLNQTLKEDFTIRKPRIAVLGLNPHAGDDGLIGKEEQEIIIPAIEEAKNKGIMALGPYAADGLFGSNNLAKFDAVLAMYHDQGLIPFKTISFSSGVNFTAGLPIVRTSPDHGTAFDIVGQGMADEESFRQAVYAAIDIFRNRSRNQDLAKNPLKSYDINKMDDKYNDRGSKKKVE; encoded by the coding sequence ATGACGACAGATAAAATCCGATTAGGCATTAGCCACGGCGATATAAACGGTATAGGATATGAAATTATTTTTAAAGTTATTGGCGATAGCCGGATGTACGATATGTGCACACCCATCGTTTATGGCTCTTCGAAAGTAGCTGCCTACCACCGTAAAACATTAAACATTAGCAACTTTAATCTTAACAACATCCAGAGCGCCGAAGAAGCTCACCCTAAACGGGCGAATATTATCAATTGTGTTAACGACGATGTGCGCGTAGAGTTAGGCAAAGTAACAAAAATGGGAGGCGAGAGTGCCTACAAAGCATTAAAACAAGCCGTTGCCGACTTAAAGGCAGGTAAAATAGACGTACTGGTTACCGCCCCCATCAACAAAGCCAATATTCAATCGGAGGAATTCAATTTTCCGGGACATACTGAATATCTCGAAGCTGAATTTGGCGGAGGTGGTTCACTTATGCTGTTAATAAGCGATGTATTAAAAGTAGGTGTTGTAACAGGTCATATTCCACTCACCGAAGTCTCGAACAACATCAGCAAAGAAAAAATTCTGGCGAAGTTAAAAACGCTCAACCAAACGTTAAAGGAGGATTTTACCATACGCAAACCACGTATAGCCGTGCTGGGTCTTAATCCGCATGCGGGTGACGATGGTTTGATAGGCAAAGAGGAACAGGAAATCATCATCCCGGCCATTGAAGAAGCTAAAAACAAAGGAATAATGGCGCTGGGACCTTATGCTGCCGACGGCTTGTTTGGATCCAACAACCTGGCCAAGTTCGATGCTGTACTAGCCATGTACCACGATCAGGGTCTTATTCCGTTTAAAACTATTTCGTTTTCCTCCGGGGTTAATTTTACCGCCGGATTACCTATTGTCCGTACATCACCCGATCACGGAACGGCCTTTGATATTGTTGGACAAGGAATGGCCGACGAGGAATCATTCAGACAAGCCGTGTACGCCGCCATCGATATTTTCAGGAACAGAAGCAGAAACCAAGACTTGGCAAAAAATCCGCTTAAATCGTACGATATCAATAAAATGGATGACAAGTATAACGACAGAGGATCGAAGAAGAAAGTAGAATAA
- a CDS encoding leucyl aminopeptidase family protein: MRPIIKKSININHQGHLVFLVNELKALKDFKFSEEEIKYIESKTSKKHTLIHLNRLSQQVFIRFTNEEGDDENEKIRKDGNSIFSKLKSEEASQLSLIDIIGNNRKTIALAEGITLSAYSFLRYKTEKKEDEFQLTDINIVSAAVDGCEINELNNLIDAVFITRDLVNQPVDKLNAQQLADFILEQSKTDGLKAEVFNKAKIEALKFGGLLAVNKGSVDPPTFSVMEWKPENTVSTKPYVLVGKGVVFDTGGINLKTPPGSLDSMKCDMGGAASVIGTMVAIAKNKLPLHVIGLVPASDNRPGKNAYVPGDVLTMHNGLTVEVINTDAEGRLLLADALSYANGYEPELVIDLATLTGSAVMAIGDYGTVAMGTADDKTFAALEKSGFATHERIVKFPFWSDYDELIKSDIADLKNLGGREAGAITAGKFLSKFVKYPWIHLDIAGPAFHLKQSSYRGKGASGVGVRLLYQFLKSKIKM, from the coding sequence ATGCGTCCAATAATAAAAAAATCCATAAATATAAACCACCAAGGCCATTTGGTTTTTTTGGTGAATGAGTTAAAAGCTTTAAAGGACTTTAAATTTTCTGAAGAGGAAATTAAATATATCGAAAGTAAAACCAGCAAGAAGCATACCCTGATTCATCTGAACAGACTTTCGCAACAAGTTTTTATACGGTTTACAAACGAAGAGGGTGACGATGAAAACGAGAAGATTAGAAAAGATGGAAACAGTATTTTTAGCAAGTTGAAGAGTGAGGAAGCCAGCCAGCTTTCGTTGATTGACATCATCGGAAACAATCGTAAAACCATTGCTTTGGCCGAGGGTATAACACTGAGCGCCTATAGCTTTTTGAGATATAAAACCGAAAAGAAAGAGGACGAATTTCAATTGACGGATATAAATATAGTAAGCGCTGCTGTTGACGGGTGCGAAATAAATGAGCTGAATAATTTAATTGATGCAGTTTTTATTACGCGCGATTTAGTTAACCAACCCGTGGATAAACTAAACGCACAACAATTGGCCGATTTTATATTAGAGCAATCAAAAACAGACGGTTTAAAAGCCGAAGTTTTTAATAAGGCCAAGATAGAGGCACTTAAGTTTGGCGGACTTTTGGCGGTGAACAAAGGCAGCGTAGATCCACCTACATTTTCGGTGATGGAGTGGAAACCCGAAAATACCGTCAGCACTAAACCCTATGTATTGGTGGGTAAGGGGGTGGTTTTTGATACTGGTGGCATCAACCTGAAAACACCCCCCGGAAGCTTAGACAGCATGAAATGTGATATGGGCGGTGCTGCTTCTGTTATAGGAACAATGGTGGCCATTGCAAAAAACAAGCTCCCCCTACATGTTATCGGATTGGTGCCCGCCAGCGACAATCGTCCGGGTAAAAATGCCTATGTACCGGGCGATGTGCTTACGATGCACAATGGTCTCACCGTAGAGGTAATCAATACCGATGCCGAAGGTAGACTCCTGTTGGCCGATGCACTGAGCTATGCCAACGGATATGAACCGGAATTGGTGATAGACCTGGCCACACTCACCGGCTCTGCTGTAATGGCCATTGGCGATTATGGCACCGTAGCCATGGGAACGGCAGATGACAAAACTTTTGCAGCACTCGAAAAATCAGGATTCGCAACCCACGAACGTATCGTTAAATTTCCGTTCTGGAGTGATTATGACGAGCTGATAAAATCGGATATTGCCGACCTGAAAAACCTCGGCGGAAGAGAAGCAGGCGCAATAACAGCCGGTAAGTTTTTGTCGAAATTTGTAAAATACCCCTGGATTCACCTCGATATAGCCGGACCGGCCTTTCATCTAAAACAAAGCAGTTATCGTGGTAAAGGAGCTTCGGGTGTAGGGGTGCGTTTACTTTACCAGTTTCTGAAATCAAAAATAAAAATGTAA
- the uvrA gene encoding excinuclease ABC subunit UvrA translates to MNKSEQAEVDFVEDGIVSVLGARVHNLQDIDVVFPRNKLVVITGLSGSGKSSLAFDTIYAEGQRRYIETFSAYARQFLGNMERPDVDKITGLSPVISIEQKTTNKNPRSTVGTITEIYDFLRLLYARAADAYSYNTGEKMVKYTTEKILSLIKDNFKGKKVMVLAPLVKNRKGHYKELFEQIRKKGYLHARVDGEIVELEHGYKLDRYKNHSIEMVIDRIKVADKDEKRLSDSLHLAMKNGKGIMMMLDVESNEAKFYSQKLMCPSTGISYNEPAPHSFSFNSPQGACNKCKGLGSINLVDIEKVIPNDSATIYAGGIAPLGKYKNTLIFWQIEALAQKHGFTLKTPIKEIPEDALDSILNGTSEPITLKNTPLGSANYFISFDGVIKYILQQQSSDTGKKAKKWAGQFISSTPCPVCNGQRLNKEALHFKIKDKNIADLSGMDLSLLAGWFEDVEAGLSEKQKAIATEILKEIRNRLGFLLNVGLGYLSLNRSAITLSGGESQRIRLATQIGSQLVNVLYILDEPSIGLHQRDNHRLIESLQQLRDTGNTVLVVEHDKDMMMQADYLIDMGPYAGRHGGEVVAHGTPLQVIQQSTLTADYLNNKKAIEIPRQRRKGNGKKLVLHKASGNNLKEVTVSFPLGTFICVTGVSGSGKSTLINETLYPILNQHVYKSVKDPLPYKKIDGLNLVDKVVEVDQSPLGRTPRSNPATYTKVFDEIRKLFTNLPESKIRDYKPGRFSFNMKGGRCETCKGGGVQVIEMNFLPDVMVECPECHGKRYNRETLEVRYKGKSISDVLNMTINQAVDFFESIPQIVQKLRVIKEVGLGYITLGQPSTTLSGGESQRVKLASELAKKDTGNTIYILDEPTTGLHFEDIRVLLAVLQRLVNRGNTVIVIEHNMDVIKVADHIIDVGKEGGRLGGEILCQGTPEKVAKNKESYTAQYLNIELESQ, encoded by the coding sequence ATGAATAAATCGGAACAAGCCGAAGTTGATTTTGTTGAGGACGGAATAGTTTCTGTGCTGGGTGCTAGAGTACATAACCTGCAAGATATTGATGTGGTATTTCCGCGAAATAAACTGGTTGTAATCACCGGCTTAAGCGGGAGTGGTAAATCATCATTGGCTTTTGATACTATTTATGCCGAAGGACAAAGAAGGTACATCGAAACGTTTTCGGCCTATGCACGTCAATTCCTGGGCAACATGGAACGACCTGACGTTGATAAGATTACAGGCCTAAGCCCCGTAATTTCCATCGAACAAAAAACCACCAATAAAAATCCACGCTCCACCGTAGGTACCATTACCGAGATTTACGATTTTTTGCGGCTTTTATATGCCCGTGCAGCGGATGCCTACTCCTACAACACCGGCGAAAAAATGGTGAAATATACCACCGAAAAAATTCTTTCGCTGATAAAAGATAACTTTAAGGGTAAAAAAGTGATGGTATTGGCTCCTTTGGTAAAAAACCGAAAAGGACATTACAAAGAGCTTTTTGAACAAATCCGAAAAAAAGGCTACCTGCATGCCAGAGTGGATGGTGAAATAGTAGAACTGGAGCATGGTTACAAACTCGATAGGTATAAAAACCATAGTATCGAGATGGTTATCGACCGTATTAAAGTAGCTGATAAAGATGAAAAACGCCTTTCCGACTCCTTACACCTGGCCATGAAAAACGGAAAGGGCATAATGATGATGCTGGATGTGGAAAGTAACGAAGCCAAATTTTACTCTCAGAAATTAATGTGTCCATCAACGGGTATTTCCTATAACGAACCTGCCCCACACTCCTTTTCTTTCAACTCGCCGCAAGGTGCCTGTAACAAATGTAAAGGGTTGGGCAGTATAAATCTGGTTGATATTGAAAAAGTAATACCCAATGATTCTGCTACTATTTACGCAGGAGGGATTGCCCCATTGGGAAAATACAAAAACACACTTATTTTTTGGCAAATAGAAGCTTTAGCCCAAAAACATGGTTTTACCCTAAAAACACCTATCAAAGAAATTCCCGAAGATGCCTTGGATAGCATTCTGAACGGTACAAGCGAACCCATCACCTTAAAAAACACTCCCCTGGGAAGTGCCAATTATTTTATTAGTTTCGATGGTGTTATCAAATACATTCTGCAACAGCAAAGCAGCGATACGGGTAAAAAAGCAAAAAAATGGGCAGGACAATTCATCTCCTCTACCCCCTGTCCGGTGTGCAATGGGCAAAGACTTAACAAGGAAGCACTGCACTTTAAAATTAAGGATAAAAACATAGCCGACTTGTCGGGCATGGACTTAAGCTTATTGGCCGGGTGGTTTGAAGATGTAGAAGCCGGCCTGAGCGAAAAACAAAAGGCCATTGCCACCGAAATATTAAAAGAAATACGCAATAGGTTGGGGTTTTTATTAAACGTGGGGCTTGGTTATCTGTCCTTAAACCGAAGCGCCATAACCTTATCGGGGGGCGAGAGTCAGCGGATACGATTGGCCACACAAATAGGCTCACAGTTAGTTAACGTACTGTATATATTAGACGAGCCCAGCATAGGCCTGCATCAGCGCGATAACCACAGGCTGATTGAAAGCTTGCAACAATTGCGCGATACCGGAAATACCGTACTGGTGGTAGAGCACGACAAGGACATGATGATGCAGGCGGATTATCTTATCGACATGGGGCCTTATGCGGGGCGACACGGTGGCGAAGTGGTGGCGCATGGTACACCTTTACAGGTAATACAGCAAAGCACATTAACAGCCGATTATCTGAACAATAAAAAAGCCATTGAAATACCCCGCCAACGAAGAAAAGGGAATGGAAAAAAACTGGTATTGCACAAGGCAAGTGGTAACAACTTAAAAGAAGTTACCGTTAGCTTTCCGCTGGGTACTTTTATTTGTGTAACCGGGGTATCGGGCAGTGGCAAATCAACGCTGATAAACGAAACACTTTACCCCATATTAAACCAGCATGTGTACAAATCGGTAAAAGACCCCTTACCGTACAAAAAAATTGACGGCCTTAATTTGGTCGATAAGGTGGTGGAAGTGGATCAATCGCCCCTGGGCAGGACACCCCGCTCCAACCCGGCTACCTACACCAAAGTATTCGACGAGATAAGAAAACTATTTACCAACCTGCCCGAATCAAAGATAAGAGATTACAAGCCGGGACGCTTCTCATTTAACATGAAGGGAGGCCGGTGCGAAACATGTAAAGGAGGTGGCGTTCAGGTAATTGAAATGAACTTTTTACCTGATGTGATGGTAGAATGTCCCGAATGTCACGGTAAACGATACAATAGGGAAACCCTGGAGGTTCGCTATAAGGGCAAATCTATCAGCGATGTGTTGAACATGACCATCAACCAGGCGGTAGATTTCTTCGAAAGCATTCCGCAAATTGTGCAAAAGCTTAGAGTAATAAAGGAAGTGGGGCTGGGATATATCACCCTCGGACAACCCTCCACCACCCTATCGGGAGGCGAATCGCAGCGAGTGAAGCTGGCTTCGGAGCTGGCAAAAAAAGACACCGGTAACACCATTTATATTCTTGATGAGCCAACTACCGGGCTACATTTTGAGGACATAAGGGTATTACTGGCTGTACTGCAACGGCTGGTAAACAGAGGAAATACCGTTATTGTAATTGAACACAACATGGATGTAATTAAAGTAGCCGACCATATTATCGACGTTGGAAAAGAAGGTGGGCGTTTAGGTGGTGAAATACTGTGTCAGGGAACCCCGGAAAAGGTGGCCAAAAACAAAGAAAGCTACACGGCACAGTATTTAAATATTGAACTTGAAAGCCAATAA
- a CDS encoding toll/interleukin-1 receptor domain-containing protein has translation MSNIDWDMILKLISKNKVVPVIGNDLLIIKKGDEHIPLYAYITQKLGTKLNIDVKGLNFREFVLENQRNSTLMDEIEDFLEDIDKENILIVDHIEKLARITGFNFFISTNFDPIFEQILERERCTPPKKVNTIYYTQPPIAQTLIQEDTDNVGPTVFKILGSFNKTCAITEEEVLEYIFSLNDDNNVGRYLFDKLERKRLLFLGCDFPNWLLRFFIRSVTHEPFSIDSKLKYIADNYVHKDIKLSHFLQHFKTSIVCLSQEKYDNPIKFIDELYNKWIQQNSTNQQMRYNGAIFISYSHHDKDTVLALYNELLAHGFNVWLDKDQLHSGDNYRQQIIEKIRECDLFIPVISQSSISNKESYVYSIEWDRAIARRKTREEESDTHSFIHPIIIDDTQVTDIGIPSNFRQLTIAPLDTPQLIQVLKARLKPISDENESDAKHSG, from the coding sequence ATGAGCAACATTGACTGGGATATGATATTAAAGTTAATAAGCAAGAACAAAGTTGTTCCGGTTATTGGCAACGATTTACTTATCATTAAAAAGGGGGATGAACACATCCCTCTGTATGCGTATATAACGCAAAAGCTGGGTACAAAGCTAAACATTGATGTAAAGGGGCTTAACTTTAGGGAGTTTGTTCTGGAAAACCAACGTAACAGCACCCTAATGGATGAGATTGAGGACTTTTTAGAGGACATTGACAAAGAGAATATTTTAATAGTCGATCATATTGAAAAGTTGGCGAGAATTACCGGGTTTAACTTTTTTATCTCAACGAATTTCGATCCCATTTTTGAGCAAATTTTAGAACGTGAACGCTGTACCCCTCCCAAAAAAGTAAACACGATTTATTATACCCAACCACCCATAGCGCAAACATTAATTCAAGAGGATACTGACAATGTTGGACCCACGGTATTTAAAATATTAGGTTCTTTCAATAAAACATGTGCTATTACCGAAGAGGAAGTTTTAGAGTATATTTTTTCGTTAAACGACGACAATAATGTAGGCAGGTACCTGTTTGATAAATTGGAAAGAAAACGTTTGCTTTTTTTGGGTTGTGACTTTCCCAACTGGTTACTGCGGTTTTTTATCCGCTCGGTAACCCACGAACCATTCAGCATTGATTCCAAACTAAAATACATAGCTGATAATTATGTCCACAAAGACATTAAGTTATCCCATTTCTTGCAACATTTTAAAACCAGCATTGTATGTCTGTCGCAAGAGAAATACGACAACCCCATTAAGTTTATCGACGAACTATACAATAAATGGATACAACAAAACAGTACAAACCAGCAAATGAGATATAATGGTGCCATTTTTATTAGCTATAGTCACCACGATAAAGATACCGTTCTTGCGTTATACAATGAACTGCTCGCTCATGGATTTAACGTTTGGTTAGATAAAGATCAACTCCACTCCGGGGATAATTACAGGCAGCAAATCATTGAAAAGATAAGAGAATGTGATCTCTTTATCCCGGTCATCTCGCAATCCTCAATCTCCAACAAAGAAAGCTATGTGTATAGTATTGAATGGGATCGCGCTATTGCCAGAAGAAAAACACGCGAGGAGGAATCCGACACCCACTCCTTTATACACCCTATTATAATAGACGATACCCAGGTTACAGACATTGGCATACCTTCCAATTTCCGTCAATTAACTATCGCTCCCCTTGACACTCCTCAATTAATTCAAGTGCTCAAGGCACGACTAAAACCGATTAGCGATGAAAACGAAAGCGATGCAAAACATTCCGGTTAG
- a CDS encoding nucleoside kinase, whose product MSKQIEIKCLNNHTYKSYNRGITLKEVAQDHNIQLRSEILGALVNNNLEKLSFEVFHPKTVEFIDITHPDGMRMYIRSLSFLLYYAVKKVLPGAKLRVEHSVSKGVYCELNGAQDVSFDQITELGDYMRMLVAQDIPFKYHEKETDIVIKQFEQEGFIDKIGLLESQGHNYSSYYQLNDTIASFYGYLVPSTAYLKVFDLYKYYNGMLLQIPKRFEPEVLEDLIIQNKMFEIFQEYSDWNKVLRVTNIHDLNILQKNNKAEGLIKVSEAFHEKKIGHIADMIAQRENRPRIVLISGPSSSGKTTFSKRLAIQLMVNGLRPHTLSLDNYFVDREHTPLDAHGEYDYEALEALDLKQINEDLSLLLKGEEIQLPLFSFETGKRYYNDTRMQLKQDDILVIEGIHGLNPKLTGNIPDSVKFKVYVSALTSINIDDHNRIPTTDNRLIRRIVRDYKYRNYSAQETLSRWQSVRRGEDKHIFPYQEEADVMFNTALLYEFAVLKQRAEPILLEVTRNKAEYAEANRLLNFFSYFKPIPDENIPPTSIIREFLGGSSFVY is encoded by the coding sequence ATGAGTAAGCAAATAGAAATCAAATGTTTAAACAACCATACCTACAAAAGCTACAATAGGGGTATCACCCTAAAGGAAGTTGCCCAAGACCACAACATACAACTGCGAAGTGAAATACTGGGTGCTTTGGTAAACAATAACCTGGAGAAATTATCTTTCGAGGTCTTCCATCCCAAAACCGTTGAATTTATTGACATTACGCATCCCGATGGCATGCGCATGTACATCCGTAGTTTATCATTTTTATTGTATTATGCGGTTAAAAAAGTGTTGCCCGGCGCTAAACTTCGTGTAGAGCATTCCGTTTCTAAGGGCGTGTATTGCGAACTTAATGGTGCCCAGGATGTCAGCTTCGATCAGATTACAGAATTGGGAGATTATATGCGTATGCTTGTTGCACAAGATATACCCTTTAAATATCACGAAAAAGAAACAGATATTGTTATAAAGCAATTTGAACAAGAGGGATTTATAGATAAGATAGGTTTACTGGAAAGTCAGGGGCATAATTACTCCTCTTACTATCAGCTTAATGACACCATTGCTTCGTTTTATGGCTATCTGGTACCATCAACGGCTTATTTAAAAGTATTTGACCTGTATAAATATTACAACGGAATGTTGCTTCAGATTCCCAAACGCTTTGAGCCCGAAGTGCTGGAAGATCTCATTATTCAGAATAAGATGTTTGAGATATTTCAGGAATACAGCGATTGGAACAAAGTACTCCGGGTTACCAATATACACGATTTGAATATTCTACAAAAAAATAACAAGGCCGAAGGTCTTATCAAAGTTTCTGAAGCTTTCCACGAAAAAAAAATCGGACATATCGCTGATATGATCGCACAGCGCGAAAACAGACCCCGTATTGTCCTTATCAGTGGTCCGTCCTCCAGCGGCAAAACCACCTTTAGTAAACGATTGGCTATTCAGCTTATGGTAAACGGACTCAGACCACATACTTTATCCCTGGATAATTATTTTGTAGATCGCGAGCACACCCCCCTTGATGCGCACGGAGAATATGATTATGAAGCACTGGAAGCGCTGGACCTTAAACAAATAAACGAAGATTTATCCCTTCTTTTAAAAGGGGAAGAAATTCAACTGCCATTATTTTCATTTGAAACGGGCAAACGCTATTACAACGATACGCGCATGCAGTTAAAACAGGACGACATACTGGTTATTGAGGGCATACATGGTTTAAACCCAAAACTGACCGGCAATATCCCCGACTCAGTTAAATTTAAAGTTTACGTTTCGGCGTTAACCTCTATTAATATCGACGATCATAACCGCATACCAACAACCGATAATCGCCTAATACGACGCATTGTGCGCGACTACAAATACCGTAATTATTCGGCGCAGGAAACTTTATCGCGATGGCAGAGTGTGCGACGGGGCGAAGACAAACATATCTTTCCCTATCAGGAGGAAGCCGATGTGATGTTTAACACGGCGCTACTGTATGAGTTTGCTGTGCTAAAACAACGTGCCGAACCCATATTGCTGGAAGTAACGCGCAACAAAGCAGAATATGCCGAAGCCAATCGCTTGCTGAATTTCTTTAGCTATTTTAAACCAATACCCGACGAGAACATACCACCAACATCCATTATACGGGAGTTTTTAGGTGGAAGTAGTTTTGTATATTAA
- a CDS encoding lytic transglycosylase domain-containing protein: MKNQKTSAYIKFLSISSSIIAIYIVTQLFTFSTEPSISANETPTFKNSYSIFSLKIPEGINFAGEKIPFEKHWVKESLDRELLVNTYWQSQTVLFIKRCNRYFPIIEPILKEHNIPDDFKYLAVIESGLMPRAISPAGAAGIWQFMRSTASEYGLEVNSEVDERYHLEKATVAACKYFKKSYASYQNWSLVAASYNAGKTGINRQLNLQKANNYYDLLLGEETGRYVYRIIALKEILSHPNRYGFYVDEEDLYPNLKTTKIVVDSTINNIADFAKSNGISYKEFKDLNPWLRKNKLSNSRKTKYEIDLPVQIATQQKIEPNIVPAETFVPNKISGNNIPLKTSGLQVQ, from the coding sequence ATGAAAAATCAAAAAACATCAGCTTATATTAAGTTTTTATCTATATCGAGCAGTATTATTGCCATTTATATAGTCACACAATTATTTACTTTTTCTACGGAACCAAGTATTTCCGCCAATGAAACACCTACATTTAAAAATAGTTATTCTATTTTTAGTTTAAAGATCCCGGAGGGAATAAATTTTGCGGGTGAAAAGATTCCTTTTGAGAAACATTGGGTGAAAGAAAGTCTGGATCGTGAATTATTGGTAAACACTTATTGGCAATCGCAAACGGTACTTTTTATTAAGCGTTGTAACAGATATTTTCCTATCATTGAGCCTATTTTAAAAGAGCACAATATACCCGACGATTTTAAATATTTGGCCGTTATCGAAAGTGGTTTGATGCCTCGTGCTATTTCGCCTGCCGGTGCTGCCGGAATATGGCAATTTATGAGATCAACTGCAAGCGAATACGGCCTGGAGGTAAACAGCGAAGTAGACGAACGCTATCACCTTGAAAAAGCAACGGTAGCAGCATGCAAGTATTTTAAAAAATCGTATGCAAGCTATCAAAACTGGAGTTTAGTGGCCGCCTCGTACAATGCAGGTAAAACGGGTATCAATCGACAATTAAACTTACAAAAAGCCAACAATTACTACGATTTACTTTTAGGCGAGGAAACCGGTAGATATGTGTATAGGATAATTGCCCTGAAAGAAATTTTATCCCATCCCAACCGGTACGGATTTTATGTTGATGAAGAAGACTTATACCCTAACCTAAAAACAACCAAAATAGTTGTGGACAGCACAATAAATAATATTGCCGATTTTGCCAAAAGCAACGGCATATCCTATAAAGAGTTTAAAGATTTAAATCCCTGGCTGCGGAAAAATAAGTTAAGCAATAGTCGTAAAACGAAATACGAAATTGATTTACCTGTACAAATCGCAACCCAACAAAAAATAGAACCTAATATTGTGCCTGCCGAAACTTTTGTCCCCAACAAAATTAGTGGAAACAACATCCCGTTAAAAACCTCCGGCTTACAGGTGCAATAA